The nucleotide window CCGACCGGCTGCGGCGCGGACGCCTGCTCGGCGGGCAGGTGCGACAGCGAGCCCTGGATCTCCTTGAAGGCGCCGCCGATGGCGATGCCGAAGACGCCCTGGCCGCCCTGGAGCAGGTCGACGACCTCCTCCGGCGAACGGCACTCGTAGACCGTGGTGCCGTCGGAGATCAACGTGATGCCGGCGAGATCCTCGACGCCGCGCGAGCGCAGCGTCTCGATGGCCCGGCGGATGTTCTGCAACGAGACGCCGGCGTCAAGCAGACGCTTGACGACCTTGAGAACGACCAGGTCACGGAACGAGTAGAGCCGTTGGGTTCCGGAGCCCGAGGCGTCCCGGATGCTCGGCACGACAAGCGTCGTCCGGGCCCAGTAGTCCAGTTGGCGGTAGCTGATCCCGACCGCCTGACATGCCGTCACTCCGCGATAACCGGTAACGCCGTCCTCGCCGACAAGTGGACCCTCTACAGAGTCTGACTCGTGCACGCGACTACCTCCCCGCTGCGCGGTGCCGCTTCACCTGGACTTCACGAGCGTATAACTCAGCGCGCCGCGAAACAGGGAGGTAATGCCGCGACACGCCGCGTATGGACGACCGGTCCTTTGGTGATCGTCGATGCGACGACTAGCCGGCGAAGTCCTCCGGGCGGACCTGATCGAGGAACTCGCGGAACTTCTCGACCTCGTCCTCCTGCTCGTCCGGAATGACGATGCCGGCCTCCGTCAGCACCTGGTCGGCGCAGCGGATCGGGGCGCCGACGCGCAGGGCCAGGGCGATCGAGTCGCTGGGCCGCGCCGACACCCGCAGGTCGTCGCCGATCAACAGGTCGGCGTAGAAGACGTTCTCCTTGAGCTCCGTGATCTCCACGGCCTTCAGCGGCGCCTGGAGCGCGGCGAGGACGTCCCGGAGCAGATCATGGGTCAGCGGTCGGGCCGGCTTCACGCCCTGCTGCTCGTACGCGATGGCGGTCGCCTCCACCGCGCCGATCCAGATCGGCAGGTAACGATCACCGTCGACCTCCCTGAGCAGGACGATCGGCTGGTTACTAGGCAGCTCCACCCGAACCCCGACCACGCTCAGCTCGCGCGCTGCCCGCCTCCGTGTCGCACGTCGTACCCGCCCCGTAAAGCCGCCCGAAGGCGGCCATCAGGCTGTTTCACGCCTATCCTGCACGGTACACGGACCCCCGGGGGCCGGCGCCACGCGTTGCCCGTGTCTCCGGCATACCCGGGCCACTACCGGCGAATCGCTCAGCGCCCGAGGGTGTCCCGCAGGCCGGCCCGCACCAGCGCCGCGTGCAGCCGCTGGGAGAGCGCCTGCAGCTCACGGGCGGTCTCCGCGGCCCGTGCCCGGGCCGCGGGGTCGTGCTGGCGCACCAACGGCGTCAGCAACTGGGCGAACAGTCCGACCTCGCGGTCGGCGCCGGTTCGGAACGCCCGCAGATGGCGCACCTCAAGGCCGTGCCGGACCAGACCGACCACGGCCTCGACGATCACCACGGCGTCGCCGTCGTACCAGCCCGGCGGTCGCGACGAGACCAGGCCGATCTGCTCCAGCTCGGCGAGCATCTGCTCGGCGATGCCGGTGCGCTCCACCAGGTCGGCCCGGGACACCCGGGTGTCGGCGGGGTCCGCCGGCACCTCGGTCTCCGAGCCGACCGCCACCAGCGACGGCCGCCGGTGTGCCAGCGGGTCGTCGCCGCGTTCCTGTGCCTCCAGCTGCTCGCGGATGACCCGGAGCGGCAGGTACTGATCGCGCTGGGCGGTCAGTACGAACCGCAGCCGGGCCACGTCGTTCCACGAGTACTTGCGGTAACCGGAGGCGGTGCGCTGCGGGTCGACCAGCCCCTCCGCCTCCAGGAACCGGAGCTTGGAGATCGTGGTGTCCGGGAACTCGGTACGCAGCTGGGCCAGCACCTCCCCGATGCTCATCAGCGCACTGTCACGGCCGCCCTGAGCGCGAGGGCTCTGGTGGTCGTGCGCGGCCGCCCCCGACGGGTTCACGCCCCGCTTCCCTCGCCCTCCGGGCGGGGACCGGCGATGAAGACCAGCCGGAACTTCCCGATCTGGACCTCGTCCCCGTTGCCGAGGGTCGCGGACTCGACCCGCTCCCGGTTGACGTAGGTGCCGTTCAGCGAGCCGACGTCGCGGACCGTGAACGTGCCTCCGTCGCGGTGGAACTCGGCGTGGCGGCGCGAGACCGTCACGTCGTCAAGGAAAATGTCACTGTCGGGATGCCGGCCACTCGTGGTCACGTCATGGTCCAGCAGGAACCGTGCACCCGCATTGGGGCCACGGCGCACGACCAGCAGCGCCATGCCGGGCGGCAGCGAGCCGGACATCCGGCTCGGTACCACGTCGGTCTCGGGGCCCTCGAGCACCTCGTCGAGCGCACCGAGGTTCAGCGTGGACGTGACGTCGAGTGGGGGAAACTCGTCGTCTGGGCGCGTCATCGGACCACCTCACGGATCTTTTTCGGTCGCCGCCCGACGACACGGGGTGAGCGGACCGGACCCGGGTCCGGAGCGCAGCGCCCCCCGCCGCTGCCCGGAGGCCCGGACGGCACGACTATCGGTTTCGAAGTAATAACAGTTCTACATGTGCCCCGCGAGCCTAGTCAGCAGCGAAATAGCGAGCAACCAGACGCGCGGGCGATCAGCTGTCGGTCAGAGCCTTGTATTCATCGGCGGAGAGCAGACCCGCCAGGACCGCCGGATCCTCCGGGGCGATCTCGACGAGCCAGCCGGCCGCGTACGGCTCGGCATTGATCAGCTCCGGTTCGTCGGCGAGACTGGCGTTGATCGCGACCACCGTGCCCGCGACCGGCGCGTAGATCTCCGAGACGCTCTTCGTCGACTCGATCTCACCGAGCGCTTCACCGGCCCGCACCGCCGTGCCCTCGTCGGGCAGCTGCACGAACACGATGTCGCCGAGCGCGTCCTGCGCGAAGTGGGTGATGCCCACCCGCACGGGCGCGGAACCGTCGCCGGACACCCACTCATGTTCGGCCGTGTACCGCAGGTCCTCAGGAATCACACATTCCTCCGTTGACAAGCGCGCCCGTTCACTTGACCGGACGCGCGTACTGCAGGCTGGTGGGCTGACGCACCGCGGTCACGTCGACCGTGCTGCGTTGCTCCATGGTCACGTTACCGCCGGCCTGGCTCACCGAAGCGACCACCCCACCGGGGATCTGCAACGCCGTCTGCATGGTCGACGGCACCCCGATCACCCGCAGCGTGTACGGCCCGCTGAGCTGTTTGCCGTCGACGATCACATCGCCGCCGGCAGCGTCGACGAAATACGACGACGCGACGATCCGCACGGCGTCACCGTTGTCGCCGACGATCTCCATCACCTCGCCGCCGGCGCCCCGCAGCTCCTGCACGGCGTTGAGGATCTGGGAGGCCTTGATCGACGCGCCCCGCGGATCGATGACGATCTT belongs to Amorphoplanes digitatis and includes:
- a CDS encoding MerR family transcriptional regulator, producing the protein MHESDSVEGPLVGEDGVTGYRGVTACQAVGISYRQLDYWARTTLVVPSIRDASGSGTQRLYSFRDLVVLKVVKRLLDAGVSLQNIRRAIETLRSRGVEDLAGITLISDGTTVYECRSPEEVVDLLQGGQGVFGIAIGGAFKEIQGSLSHLPAEQASAPQPVGTNLPAEPAAGDELAARRARRRAG
- a CDS encoding bifunctional nuclease family protein, coding for MELPSNQPIVLLREVDGDRYLPIWIGAVEATAIAYEQQGVKPARPLTHDLLRDVLAALQAPLKAVEITELKENVFYADLLIGDDLRVSARPSDSIALALRVGAPIRCADQVLTEAGIVIPDEQEDEVEKFREFLDQVRPEDFAG
- the ftsR gene encoding transcriptional regulator FtsR yields the protein MSIGEVLAQLRTEFPDTTISKLRFLEAEGLVDPQRTASGYRKYSWNDVARLRFVLTAQRDQYLPLRVIREQLEAQERGDDPLAHRRPSLVAVGSETEVPADPADTRVSRADLVERTGIAEQMLAELEQIGLVSSRPPGWYDGDAVVIVEAVVGLVRHGLEVRHLRAFRTGADREVGLFAQLLTPLVRQHDPAARARAAETARELQALSQRLHAALVRAGLRDTLGR
- the odhI gene encoding oxoglutarate dehydrogenase inhibitor Odhl, with product MTRPDDEFPPLDVTSTLNLGALDEVLEGPETDVVPSRMSGSLPPGMALLVVRRGPNAGARFLLDHDVTTSGRHPDSDIFLDDVTVSRRHAEFHRDGGTFTVRDVGSLNGTYVNRERVESATLGNGDEVQIGKFRLVFIAGPRPEGEGSGA
- the gcvH gene encoding glycine cleavage system protein GcvH: MIPEDLRYTAEHEWVSGDGSAPVRVGITHFAQDALGDIVFVQLPDEGTAVRAGEALGEIESTKSVSEIYAPVAGTVVAINASLADEPELINAEPYAAGWLVEIAPEDPAVLAGLLSADEYKALTDS